One [Clostridium] saccharolyticum WM1 DNA segment encodes these proteins:
- a CDS encoding NusG domain II-containing protein: protein MEHLKKLTVKQRRELILIAAILVTAGLLSAVFYAGNRKAPEQVVVTVDGKTVAALDLYKDTDMIIDGLGGTDHLVIKDGYASITEASCPDKVCVRTGRIHKSGELIVCLPNRVVVTIEGGE, encoded by the coding sequence TTGGAACATTTAAAAAAATTAACTGTCAAGCAAAGAAGAGAGCTGATTCTCATTGCCGCTATCCTGGTGACGGCAGGTCTGCTTTCCGCAGTATTTTATGCCGGAAACAGAAAAGCACCGGAGCAGGTGGTGGTCACCGTAGACGGAAAGACTGTGGCAGCACTGGATCTTTATAAGGACACAGACATGATCATTGATGGGCTTGGGGGTACGGACCACCTGGTCATAAAGGATGGCTATGCCAGCATTACGGAGGCTTCCTGTCCGGATAAGGTATGTGTCCGCACTGGAAGGATCCATAAGAGCGGAGAACTGATTGTCTGCCTGCCAAACCGTGTGGTGGTGACAATCGAAGGCGGCGAATAA
- a CDS encoding NAD(P)/FAD-dependent oxidoreductase, whose protein sequence is MKKIVVLGAGYAGILTAKKLEKKFRKLKMDHEVSISIIDRHPFHTMLTELHEVAAGRVEEDSIRISLKKVFAGRNVEIITDTISQISIEEKKLTGSQGEYDYDYLVLAAGSKPTFFGVEGAEEYSYKLWSYEDAMLLKERIHEMFRNAACEPDEKEKRRLLTFYVVGAGFTGVEMAGELAEYVPFLCEEYEIDPSLVSMHDVDILKRTVPILPEKLSGKVERRLEKMGVTVMMETGVTAIGKDYIELNQNGRKNQYPAGTVIWTAGIESADITGEAAKTLESVGRGRIQVDSYLRAKDHEEVYVVGDNMMYVPQGEKDPVPQMVENCEQSADTAARNMVCAITGTGAMEEYHPSFHGVMVSVGGRYGVARVGLPSHMFNLCSFFAMLSKHFINVVYFIQVLGWNKVWSYVCHEFFTIRNRRSFLGGHFSNRTPSFLLAPLRVWLGAVWVFEGVMKIVEGWMGQPMLSGFFGGANQFFNSILAPYGITGIGGAAPSADAVASATSAAADAVSSATGAAAGAVSAGVPVFSYHILGIIDATLVSSVGLSHATLSDYAFKLDFAPMNWFVNNVILPNGGLQLFMQRGIVIAEILIGLALMAGLFNFLSSGVSLVLQFMFVCTTGLYLNTFWMIFAGIAVLIGGGRTFGLDYYVMPWLKKKWRKLPFIRKWYLYND, encoded by the coding sequence TTGAAGAAAATAGTAGTGCTAGGTGCCGGTTATGCCGGTATTTTAACTGCCAAAAAACTGGAAAAAAAATTCCGTAAATTGAAGATGGACCATGAAGTAAGCATCTCCATCATCGACAGGCATCCATTCCATACCATGCTCACTGAACTTCACGAGGTGGCCGCTGGAAGAGTTGAGGAAGACAGTATCCGCATCAGCTTAAAGAAAGTATTTGCAGGCAGGAATGTGGAGATCATCACAGACACCATCAGCCAGATATCCATTGAGGAGAAAAAACTGACGGGAAGCCAGGGCGAATATGATTATGACTATCTGGTTCTGGCCGCCGGGTCCAAACCTACCTTTTTCGGTGTGGAAGGCGCAGAGGAATATTCTTATAAGCTTTGGTCCTATGAAGATGCTATGTTATTAAAGGAACGGATCCATGAAATGTTCCGCAACGCAGCCTGTGAGCCGGATGAGAAGGAAAAACGCCGCCTTTTGACTTTTTATGTAGTTGGAGCCGGTTTTACCGGTGTGGAGATGGCGGGAGAACTGGCAGAATATGTACCCTTCCTGTGCGAAGAGTATGAAATAGATCCGTCTCTTGTTTCCATGCATGACGTGGATATATTAAAGAGAACAGTACCCATTCTTCCGGAGAAGCTGTCCGGTAAAGTAGAACGGCGCCTGGAAAAGATGGGCGTAACGGTAATGATGGAAACCGGCGTGACGGCTATTGGCAAGGATTACATCGAGTTGAATCAAAACGGCAGGAAGAACCAGTATCCGGCCGGGACGGTGATCTGGACAGCCGGTATCGAAAGCGCAGATATCACCGGGGAAGCGGCAAAAACCCTGGAATCCGTCGGACGCGGAAGAATCCAGGTTGATTCTTACCTTCGGGCCAAGGATCATGAAGAAGTTTATGTGGTAGGCGACAACATGATGTATGTTCCCCAGGGGGAGAAAGATCCTGTTCCCCAGATGGTGGAAAACTGTGAGCAGAGCGCGGATACCGCTGCCCGCAATATGGTATGCGCCATTACGGGTACAGGTGCTATGGAGGAGTATCATCCATCCTTCCACGGTGTTATGGTTTCTGTAGGCGGCCGTTATGGAGTCGCAAGGGTAGGCCTTCCCAGCCATATGTTCAATCTTTGTTCCTTCTTTGCCATGTTATCAAAGCATTTTATTAATGTGGTTTATTTTATCCAGGTACTGGGCTGGAATAAGGTTTGGAGCTATGTATGCCATGAATTCTTTACCATTCGCAACCGCAGAAGCTTTCTGGGCGGGCATTTCTCCAACAGGACCCCAAGCTTCCTGCTGGCCCCTCTTCGGGTGTGGCTGGGTGCTGTATGGGTGTTTGAAGGTGTTATGAAGATTGTGGAAGGCTGGATGGGCCAGCCTATGCTCAGCGGATTCTTTGGAGGCGCCAATCAGTTTTTCAACAGCATCCTGGCTCCCTACGGAATCACAGGCATCGGCGGAGCTGCTCCTTCTGCAGATGCAGTTGCCAGCGCAACCTCTGCTGCGGCTGACGCGGTTTCCAGTGCCACCGGAGCTGCAGCCGGTGCAGTATCTGCGGGTGTGCCTGTTTTCTCCTATCATATTTTAGGAATCATTGACGCTACCCTTGTCAGCTCTGTAGGCTTATCCCATGCTACTTTGTCTGATTATGCCTTTAAACTGGACTTTGCACCTATGAACTGGTTTGTAAACAATGTCATCCTGCCTAACGGCGGACTGCAGCTTTTCATGCAGCGGGGGATCGTGATTGCAGAGATCCTCATCGGCCTTGCTTTGATGGCAGGTTTATTCAATTTCCTTTCCTCCGGTGTGTCCCTGGTGCTTCAGTTTATGTTCGTCTGTACCACCGGTCTTTACTTAAACACGTTCTGGATGATTTTCGCCGGCATTGCAGTCTTAATCGGCGGCGGCAGAACCTTTGGTCTTGATTATTATGTCATGCCCTGGCTTAAGAAAAAATGGAGAAAACTTCCCTTTATAAGGAAGTGGTATTTATACAATGACTAA
- a CDS encoding polyprenyl synthetase family protein has protein sequence MTNRELLEDSVGLRYDFEEAFHLMAVTVEKHLASAPPVIRNYTAHLAKSTGKFIRAYGLMACSMDEEDKVPADAVTLASAVELLHLATLVHDDVIDDADTRRGIETLQKRFGKKAAVICGDYLLSLALKLASSIPQKNQYEALDMPNYLCRICMGELRQEINNGNLDLSVYRYLSIIKGKTAALFEASFHGGAMLSTKDERKLRMYRKAGNDVGMIFQLMDDCIDYEMEETEAKKNVRSDYEEGVVTLPLIHAMNQDESFSGQVKNGLVSAKELYTKVLEAGGTAYTKAVAGRYYGKASNTIGNLGLSEAKKARIMTVVDKSYYGIKK, from the coding sequence ATGACTAATAGAGAATTGTTGGAGGATTCCGTCGGGCTGCGGTATGATTTTGAAGAGGCATTTCATTTGATGGCAGTGACTGTGGAGAAGCATTTAGCTTCCGCCCCTCCAGTCATCAGGAACTACACGGCCCATCTGGCGAAATCCACAGGCAAATTCATCCGTGCCTACGGTCTGATGGCCTGTTCCATGGATGAGGAAGATAAAGTCCCGGCGGACGCCGTCACTTTGGCATCTGCGGTAGAACTGCTGCATCTGGCTACCCTGGTTCATGACGATGTGATCGATGACGCTGATACAAGGCGGGGAATTGAAACGCTTCAAAAGAGATTCGGAAAAAAAGCTGCTGTCATCTGCGGAGATTACCTGTTGTCTCTGGCGTTGAAACTGGCGTCTTCCATTCCTCAGAAAAACCAATATGAGGCATTGGATATGCCAAATTACCTGTGCAGGATCTGCATGGGTGAACTACGTCAGGAAATTAACAACGGGAACCTGGATTTGTCGGTTTACCGGTATTTAAGCATCATCAAGGGAAAGACTGCGGCTCTTTTTGAAGCCTCTTTTCACGGCGGCGCCATGCTTTCCACAAAAGATGAGAGAAAACTCCGCATGTACCGGAAGGCTGGAAACGATGTGGGCATGATTTTCCAGCTTATGGATGACTGCATCGATTATGAGATGGAGGAGACGGAAGCCAAGAAAAATGTCCGCTCCGATTATGAAGAAGGAGTCGTTACCCTTCCTCTCATCCATGCGATGAATCAGGATGAGAGTTTTTCCGGCCAGGTTAAAAATGGCCTTGTTTCCGCCAAGGAGCTTTATACCAAAGTTTTAGAAGCCGGAGGAACTGCTTATACAAAAGCCGTTGCCGGCAGATACTATGGAAAAGCTTCAAACACCATCGGCAATCTGGGATTATCCGAAGCCAAAAAGGCTCGAATCATGACCGTGGTGGATAAATCTTATTATGGTATTAAAAAATAA
- a CDS encoding FAD:protein FMN transferase: MQNKKAAKFIIIAGTLAALTMAAVNTAAIGAKKEQKYHAEFLNLFDTVTQIVGYAKNKEEFTELATEVHDELETYHKLYDIYHDYEGIPNIKTINDNAGKGPVKVDPKIIQMLSLAREAYEKTDGKVNVAMGSVLSIWHDYRTAGLETPETAQVPPMDELKAAALHTDFSKVIIDEEASTVYLEDPDMRLDVGSIAKGYATEQVAEFLEAKGTDHILLSVGGNIRAIGKRADGKPWKLDIQNPDTDSEKTAIDTLGLDGLSLVSSGDYERYYVVDGVKYHHIIDADTLMPAAYFRAVSIVCRDSGWADALSTAIFNLPYEKGLALVERMDDVEAMWVMPDDSIRTSSGYEAYRSHDR, from the coding sequence ATGCAAAATAAAAAAGCAGCAAAATTTATTATAATTGCCGGAACTCTGGCAGCGCTTACTATGGCGGCGGTGAATACCGCCGCCATAGGAGCAAAAAAGGAACAAAAATACCACGCCGAATTTTTGAATCTCTTCGATACCGTCACACAGATTGTAGGATATGCCAAAAATAAAGAGGAATTTACTGAACTTGCTACGGAAGTACATGACGAGCTGGAAACGTACCACAAACTGTATGACATCTATCATGATTATGAAGGGATACCCAATATTAAGACCATCAATGATAATGCCGGCAAAGGCCCTGTAAAGGTGGACCCGAAGATCATACAAATGCTGAGCCTGGCCAGGGAAGCCTATGAAAAAACAGACGGTAAGGTGAATGTGGCCATGGGAAGTGTTCTTTCCATCTGGCATGACTACCGTACCGCAGGCTTAGAAACTCCGGAAACAGCTCAGGTTCCCCCTATGGATGAGCTGAAAGCGGCCGCCCTGCATACGGATTTTTCAAAGGTAATTATCGATGAAGAAGCTTCTACCGTATATCTGGAAGACCCTGATATGAGGCTGGACGTGGGATCCATAGCAAAAGGCTATGCCACAGAGCAGGTTGCAGAATTTCTGGAAGCAAAAGGGACCGATCATATTCTTCTCAGCGTAGGAGGCAATATCCGCGCCATTGGGAAGCGTGCAGACGGAAAGCCTTGGAAACTGGATATTCAGAACCCGGATACTGACAGCGAAAAAACCGCCATCGACACGTTGGGTCTGGACGGGCTTTCACTTGTCAGCAGCGGTGATTATGAAAGATACTATGTGGTAGACGGGGTAAAATACCATCATATCATTGATGCAGATACACTGATGCCTGCGGCATACTTCCGGGCGGTCTCTATCGTTTGCAGGGATTCCGGCTGGGCGGATGCCCTTTCTACCGCCATATTTAACCTTCCCTATGAAAAGGGGCTGGCGCTGGTTGAACGCATGGATGATGTGGAAGCAATGTGGGTCATGCCGGATGACAGCATCCGGACAAGCAGCGGCTATGAGGCATACCGCAGCCATGACCGCTGA
- a CDS encoding menaquinone biosynthesis decarboxylase gives MSYRGLQDFIQTLETRGELTRVRAKVSPLFEITEITDRVCKSENPGGKALLFEHVEGSPYPVLMNAFGTDGRMALSLGADSLEDIAADIDAYLDFGNYTSVSKLISFAPKLLRLLCCFPIRSSIHLRRPSCQQVIEREPDLGKLPVLQCWPLDGGRFFTLPLVFTKYPDTKLQNIGMYRMQVLDSRTTAMHWQKHKDGAGIYEAYRKKGCPMPVSVVLGGDPAITYASTAPLPPKLDEMMLAGFLRKRPVKMVKCITNDLYVPEDAEFVLEGYVDPQEDLVWEGPFGDHTGYYSLADWYPKFHVTTITRKKHPVYPATVVGKPPMEDCYMAKATERIFLPILKMVIPELRDIHLPFEGVFHNCAVVSVKPSYPGAARTVMNAIWGMGQMRTAKMIVAVDETIDPSDTAAVWREVLRYAHPGEDFVVSKGPLDALDHSSDYPLYGGRLGIDATSKGKEAFPQGSIFVLPLHKEQPWEGRQKALALLEEKKASLIVVVDEDVDPSDHSTVMWRVFNNIDVTRDMFTAGRRAAFDATRKRLEEGLSRPWPEDIVMTDEVRKKVSEKWSTYGIDHDKNS, from the coding sequence ATGTCATATAGAGGACTGCAGGATTTTATTCAAACATTGGAAACGAGAGGGGAGCTGACCCGTGTAAGGGCAAAGGTATCCCCTCTCTTTGAAATAACGGAGATCACTGACAGGGTCTGCAAATCAGAAAATCCCGGCGGCAAAGCGCTTCTTTTTGAACATGTGGAAGGCTCCCCCTATCCGGTGCTGATGAACGCCTTCGGCACGGATGGCAGAATGGCCCTTTCCCTTGGAGCAGACAGCCTGGAGGATATTGCAGCAGACATCGATGCCTATTTGGATTTTGGAAACTATACGTCTGTTTCAAAGCTGATTTCCTTTGCACCAAAGCTGCTGCGCCTGTTGTGCTGTTTCCCTATCCGAAGCAGTATTCACCTGCGGCGTCCAAGCTGCCAGCAGGTGATCGAGAGAGAACCGGATCTGGGGAAACTGCCGGTACTCCAGTGCTGGCCACTGGACGGAGGCCGTTTCTTTACTCTTCCTCTTGTCTTTACAAAATACCCTGACACAAAGCTTCAGAACATCGGCATGTACCGGATGCAGGTACTGGATTCCAGGACCACGGCCATGCACTGGCAGAAGCACAAGGACGGAGCCGGCATTTACGAGGCATACCGTAAAAAAGGCTGTCCAATGCCCGTATCCGTTGTACTGGGAGGGGACCCGGCCATCACCTATGCTTCCACGGCACCTCTTCCGCCAAAACTGGATGAGATGATGCTGGCTGGATTTCTCAGGAAACGGCCGGTGAAAATGGTAAAATGCATTACCAACGATCTCTACGTGCCTGAGGATGCGGAATTTGTGCTGGAAGGCTATGTGGATCCCCAGGAAGATCTGGTTTGGGAAGGACCTTTTGGGGATCATACGGGTTATTATTCCCTGGCGGACTGGTATCCTAAATTTCATGTCACAACCATCACCCGCAAAAAGCATCCGGTTTATCCTGCCACTGTGGTTGGTAAGCCACCTATGGAAGACTGCTATATGGCAAAGGCTACGGAACGAATTTTCCTTCCTATTTTAAAAATGGTAATTCCTGAGCTGCGGGATATCCATCTACCCTTTGAAGGAGTCTTCCATAACTGCGCAGTGGTATCCGTAAAACCTTCCTATCCTGGCGCTGCCAGGACCGTTATGAACGCTATCTGGGGTATGGGACAGATGAGGACCGCCAAGATGATCGTGGCAGTTGATGAAACCATTGATCCCAGTGATACGGCGGCAGTCTGGCGGGAGGTGTTGCGCTATGCCCATCCCGGAGAGGACTTTGTGGTCAGCAAAGGGCCATTGGATGCCTTAGATCACTCCTCTGATTACCCCTTGTACGGCGGACGGCTTGGCATTGATGCCACCAGCAAAGGGAAAGAAGCATTCCCCCAGGGCTCCATTTTCGTTCTGCCCCTCCATAAGGAACAGCCCTGGGAAGGAAGGCAAAAAGCCCTTGCTTTATTGGAAGAGAAAAAGGCTTCCCTCATAGTAGTTGTAGACGAGGATGTGGACCCCTCGGATCATTCCACCGTCATGTGGCGGGTGTTCAACAATATTGACGTTACCAGAGACATGTTTACTGCAGGCCGGCGGGCAGCTTTTGACGCCACAAGAAAAAGACTGGAGGAAGGACTTTCCCGTCCCTGGCCCGAAGACATTGTGATGACGGATGAGGTCAGAAAAAAGGTATCAGAGAAATGGAGTACTTATGGGATCGATCATGATAAAAATAGTTAA
- a CDS encoding 4-hydroxybenzoate octaprenyltransferase, translating into MIKIVNKLNEYGKLVMFSHTIFSLAFAAVALLAASGGRPDPKVVFWAALAFLSARTGANALNRVVDARIDAKNPRTASRQIPRGDIGIRETLALVAVCFLVMVFSASRLNLLCLLLSPIALFLMTIYSYTKRFTWMCHLVLGITCACAPVGAWLAVTGHFSLIPLFFGAANCLWTGGFDIIYGSQDYEFDKANGLHSIPVRYGIKGGLIISTLFHGAALFCLCFAGVLLYPQFGLLYGTGLGIIAVLMVIQHRLVSPDHLENVNIASYSISQITSIVLLVFGTLDVYF; encoded by the coding sequence ATGATAAAAATAGTTAATAAACTGAATGAATACGGGAAACTGGTCATGTTCAGCCATACCATCTTTTCCCTGGCCTTCGCTGCGGTAGCCCTCCTTGCAGCTTCCGGGGGCCGGCCGGATCCAAAGGTGGTGTTCTGGGCTGCCCTTGCCTTTTTAAGTGCCAGAACAGGGGCCAATGCCCTAAACCGGGTGGTGGATGCCAGGATCGACGCAAAAAACCCCAGGACAGCCAGCCGCCAGATTCCCCGGGGGGATATTGGAATAAGGGAGACCCTGGCCCTGGTGGCTGTCTGCTTTCTGGTTATGGTGTTCAGCGCTTCCCGGTTAAACTTATTGTGCCTCCTCCTGTCTCCCATTGCTTTGTTCCTGATGACGATTTACTCCTACACAAAGCGATTTACCTGGATGTGCCATCTGGTTCTGGGAATTACGTGCGCCTGCGCTCCCGTAGGGGCGTGGCTGGCGGTAACGGGGCATTTCTCCCTGATACCGCTTTTCTTTGGCGCGGCAAACTGCCTCTGGACCGGGGGATTTGATATTATCTACGGCTCTCAGGATTATGAATTTGATAAGGCAAACGGCCTTCATTCCATTCCGGTCCGGTACGGCATAAAAGGCGGATTAATCATCAGCACCCTGTTCCATGGGGCGGCACTTTTTTGCCTGTGCTTTGCCGGTGTTCTACTTTATCCTCAGTTTGGTTTGCTTTACGGAACAGGTCTGGGAATCATTGCAGTCCTGATGGTGATCCAGCACCGGCTGGTATCACCGGACCACCTGGAAAATGTTAATATTGCATCATACAGCATCAGCCAGATCACCAGCATCGTGCTTCTGGTTTTCGGGACTTTGGATGTATACTTTTAA
- a CDS encoding UbiX family flavin prenyltransferase yields MKQYVVGITGASGSIYGLRTTEALLEAGARVRLILTGTGEKVVAYETGQEAGEWIAGFKKRFPDQLIPEDNSDLFSASASGSHLADGMIIAPCSMSKLAHISAGITPDLMTRAADVALKQRRPLVLMPRETPLSQIHLKNMLALAECGAFIVPAMPAFYQKPKSLDDMADFMAGRVLDCLGVENHRYARWKEEV; encoded by the coding sequence ATGAAACAATATGTAGTTGGAATAACAGGCGCAAGCGGCAGTATTTACGGCCTGCGGACAACGGAGGCCCTGCTTGAGGCCGGAGCCAGAGTGCGGCTCATACTGACCGGAACCGGGGAAAAGGTGGTTGCCTACGAGACCGGACAGGAAGCCGGTGAGTGGATCGCCGGCTTTAAGAAACGATTCCCGGATCAGCTTATTCCGGAAGATAACAGTGATCTGTTTTCTGCGTCTGCCAGCGGTTCCCATCTGGCGGATGGAATGATTATTGCCCCTTGCTCCATGTCAAAACTGGCCCACATTTCGGCAGGCATTACACCGGATCTGATGACACGGGCTGCGGATGTGGCACTGAAGCAGCGCCGACCTCTGGTGCTGATGCCAAGGGAAACCCCCCTGTCCCAGATCCATCTGAAAAATATGCTGGCACTGGCAGAGTGCGGAGCCTTTATCGTACCCGCCATGCCCGCCTTCTATCAAAAGCCAAAAAGCCTTGATGACATGGCAGATTTCATGGCAGGCCGGGTATTGGACTGCCTGGGAGTGGAAAACCACCGGTATGCCAGGTGGAAAGAAGAAGTATAA
- a CDS encoding ABC transporter substrate-binding protein: protein MKQRLLRGRKILPLLLWGAAAALLSGCTGKAAPPVDTTIHLGVMYSSDIVPLTIITEQGLDKKYGFQLDMQVFSSAKDRDAALQAGKLDGVFTDFIGLCMYQNAGLDVKATGCTDGDYVLLAGKDTGITSLEAGAGKSIAISENTLIEYSLDYILNNAGLDDTYLDKQVVPRIPDRLEMLRNGKVDLVLLPEPFSTLAIKDGAVILGSANTDGLYPAVSAFTQKAIEEKSAPLQKMYQAYDEAVDYLNSTPLKEYEAVVIKGAGYPEELTGSIKLPVFRKNELPKTADLQAAVEWASEKGLCSPDLKPEELMGKLK, encoded by the coding sequence ATGAAACAACGCCTCTTAAGAGGCAGAAAAATCCTCCCTCTGCTGCTGTGGGGCGCAGCGGCCGCCCTTTTAAGCGGTTGTACCGGCAAGGCCGCTCCCCCGGTGGATACCACTATTCATTTGGGAGTCATGTATTCTTCCGATATCGTACCCCTTACCATCATTACAGAACAGGGACTTGATAAAAAGTACGGGTTTCAGCTGGATATGCAGGTATTTTCTTCGGCCAAAGACCGGGATGCGGCCCTTCAGGCCGGAAAGCTGGACGGAGTGTTTACTGATTTTATCGGTCTGTGCATGTATCAGAATGCCGGACTGGACGTAAAGGCTACCGGATGTACGGATGGGGATTATGTACTGCTGGCCGGAAAAGATACCGGGATCACTTCTCTGGAAGCTGGAGCCGGAAAAAGCATTGCAATATCAGAAAATACTCTGATTGAATATTCTCTTGATTATATTTTAAATAATGCCGGATTGGATGATACATATCTGGACAAGCAGGTGGTGCCGAGGATCCCTGACAGACTTGAAATGCTGCGAAACGGCAAAGTAGATCTGGTTCTTCTGCCGGAGCCCTTTTCCACTCTTGCCATTAAGGATGGCGCCGTCATCCTGGGAAGCGCCAACACGGACGGGCTGTATCCCGCAGTATCTGCATTCACACAGAAAGCCATTGAAGAAAAATCCGCCCCCCTTCAAAAGATGTATCAGGCATACGATGAAGCCGTTGACTACCTTAACAGCACACCTCTTAAGGAATATGAAGCCGTTGTCATCAAGGGTGCAGGTTACCCGGAGGAACTTACCGGAAGCATCAAGCTTCCTGTATTCCGGAAAAATGAGCTGCCAAAGACTGCTGACCTGCAGGCTGCCGTGGAATGGGCATCAGAGAAAGGGTTATGCAGCCCAGATTTAAAGCCCGAAGAATTGATGGGAAAACTGAAATAA
- a CDS encoding ATP-binding cassette domain-containing protein has translation MLEVNDVSVTYEKGGIHKVIDRMSWQLETGTVLALAGPSGCGKSTMIHALAGLLPYKGSITLDGTLLKPEICSIGLIPQNYGLLPWKTVRENCLFAARIRGNTGDLEIRLTNLCRELGIHGLLDRYPGTLSGGQAQRAALARAFLMDPELLLMDEPFAALDIGAALAARDLFLRIWNEKKPTTVIVTHRVEDALSLAHKIAVMERGGGLYTFRNPWQGVPHPFEAAYRELEQQITEKVIKADEGGKKRLIH, from the coding sequence ATGCTGGAAGTAAATGACGTTTCCGTTACATATGAAAAAGGCGGGATACATAAGGTCATTGACCGTATGTCCTGGCAGCTGGAGACAGGGACGGTCCTGGCCCTGGCCGGTCCCTCCGGCTGTGGTAAATCCACCATGATCCACGCCCTGGCCGGACTCCTTCCTTATAAGGGTTCCATCACCCTGGATGGAACCTTGCTTAAACCGGAAATATGTTCCATCGGGCTGATCCCCCAGAACTACGGGCTTCTGCCCTGGAAAACCGTCAGAGAAAACTGCCTTTTTGCCGCCAGGATCAGAGGAAATACCGGGGATTTGGAAATACGGCTTACCAACCTTTGCAGAGAACTTGGGATTCATGGTCTTTTGGACCGTTATCCTGGTACGTTAAGCGGCGGCCAGGCACAGCGTGCCGCCCTAGCCAGAGCATTTCTTATGGATCCGGAACTGCTTCTTATGGATGAACCCTTCGCAGCCCTGGATATTGGAGCTGCATTGGCAGCAAGGGATTTATTTCTTAGGATCTGGAACGAAAAAAAGCCCACCACAGTCATTGTGACCCACCGGGTAGAAGATGCCCTTTCCCTTGCCCACAAAATCGCGGTTATGGAACGGGGCGGGGGCCTTTATACCTTCCGCAACCCTTGGCAGGGAGTACCGCATCCTTTTGAAGCAGCATACAGGGAGCTGGAACAGCAGATAACAGAAAAAGTTATAAAGGCGGATGAGGGCGGAAAGAAACGTTTGATTCATTAG
- a CDS encoding ABC transporter permease → MKKKLWVFLKGFLLVNLLWFLLAELMATSVLPGPITVYSRFDQVANGKLLLHIGASLGRVGAGLSIALIIGIPAGIIMASSPMANRLLHPLVYFSYPVPKTALLPVSMLLLGLGNGSKILIIVLTTVFQIIVAVRDSAEHIDEDIYYMARSAGAHKKNILKDITLPAVLPELFTSIRIGMGTSLAILLIVEAYGTRWGLGYYILDAWSRINYIQMYGGIVVMSVVGAALFWALDGIQWALCKWAR, encoded by the coding sequence ATGAAGAAAAAATTATGGGTCTTTTTAAAGGGATTTTTGCTTGTGAATTTGTTATGGTTCCTGCTCGCCGAATTGATGGCAACTTCGGTGCTGCCTGGACCGATTACAGTCTACAGCAGATTTGACCAGGTGGCAAATGGAAAGCTATTGCTCCATATCGGAGCCAGCTTAGGCCGTGTTGGAGCGGGCTTGTCCATTGCCCTTATCATAGGCATTCCTGCTGGAATTATCATGGCTTCTTCTCCTATGGCCAACCGCCTTCTCCACCCTCTGGTCTATTTCTCCTATCCGGTTCCCAAAACAGCTCTCCTTCCGGTCTCCATGCTTCTTTTAGGCCTAGGCAATGGATCTAAGATCCTCATCATCGTCCTGACTACGGTATTCCAGATCATAGTGGCGGTCCGGGATTCGGCAGAGCATATTGATGAAGACATTTACTATATGGCAAGAAGCGCCGGCGCCCATAAGAAAAACATACTAAAAGATATCACTCTTCCGGCAGTGCTTCCGGAGCTGTTCACCAGCATACGGATCGGAATGGGAACCTCCCTGGCCATTCTTTTGATTGTGGAGGCTTACGGAACCCGATGGGGGCTGGGCTACTACATCCTGGACGCCTGGTCCAGAATCAATTATATTCAAATGTACGGAGGCATTGTTGTCATGTCGGTGGTAGGTGCAGCATTGTTCTGGGCATTGGATGGGATTCAGTGGGCATTGTGCAAATGGGCAAGGTAA
- a CDS encoding ATP-binding protein, translating into MNKPKRIARIGKECVACGSCVTTCPKGAIAIASGVTARIDKDRCIGCGKCARICPADVITIEERRAAV; encoded by the coding sequence ATGAACAAACCAAAAAGGATCGCCCGCATCGGCAAGGAATGTGTGGCCTGCGGGAGCTGTGTAACAACCTGCCCGAAGGGAGCCATCGCCATTGCTTCCGGCGTTACTGCCCGGATTGACAAGGATAGGTGTATTGGCTGCGGCAAATGCGCCAGGATATGTCCTGCTGATGTAATCACAATTGAAGAACGGAGAGCCGCCGTATGA